One segment of Solanum lycopersicum chromosome 1, SLM_r2.1 DNA contains the following:
- the LOC138345593 gene encoding uncharacterized protein: MPPHRANARNVNARNANAAPPIPDEEVSNAEFKNVIQMLAQSMTNQINWVHAHVNENGGSVAARVRDFFKMNLLEFLGSQTNKDPQNFLDEIKKIFEGFSNRVERRKGSGIHDFKAGKHDYERGQGGGNGRSQSTTSSSPESRLTQQCNSFSTGGGPRQNRLYALQARQDHEGSPDVVTGTLRVFDLDVYALFNSGATLSFVTPYIAF, from the exons ATGCCTCCTCATAGAGCTAACGCTAGGAATGTGAATGCGAGAAATGCAAACGCAGCTCCTCCAATCCCAGATGAAGAAGTCTCAAATGCTGAGTTCAAGAATGTCATACAGatgttggctcagagtatgactaACCAGATTAATTGGGTTCATGctcatgtgaatgaaaatggtggatCAGTAGCAGCAAGGGTCCGTGACTTTTTTAAGATGAATTTGcttgagttcttaggatcacaaactaataaggatcctcagaatttcttggatgagatcaagaagatctttgagg GTTTTtccaatagagttgagagaagaaAAGGCTCAGGAATTCATGATTTTAAGGCAGGGAAACATGACTATGAAAGA GGTCAAGGAGGTGGTAATGGTAGATCTCAGTCTACAACTTCATCATCACCAGAAAGTCGCCTAACTCAGCAGTGTAACTCATTTAGTACAGGTGGCGGTCCGCGCCAGaacaggttgtatgctcttcaggctcgCCAGGATCACGAAGGTTCTCCAGATGTAGTCACTGGTACATTACGTGTCTTTGatcttgatgtttatgcattgttcaATTCAGgggctactctttcttttgtaactccttacatagcaTTCTAA